A genomic window from Vicinamibacterales bacterium includes:
- a CDS encoding glycosyltransferase family 4 protein, giving the protein MSPSRLRIAIVAPSMGILGGQAVQASRLLRAWRDDPDVVAWLVPINPRPRGRLAKLTSIKYVRTIVTELWYWPLLLRELRKADVVHVFSASYTSFLLAPLPAVLIARLLGKPVVMNYRSGEAPDHLRRSAIARATLRRVDRNAVPSRFLQGVFEGFGIPAQVIPNIVDLERFRFRRRDGLRPWVVSTRNFEGLYNLPCTLRAFQLLQARYPDARLTLVGGGSQENALRALATELNLRHVTFTGRVPPDDIWRFYADADIYLQTPDIDNMPTSVLEAYASGCPVVSTNAGGVPAILSNGENGLLVPCDDHRAAADAMARLLEEPGLAQRLTEAAFEGCARYQWPPVRGQWLDLYHGVAGHRLAPAVTTA; this is encoded by the coding sequence GTGTCTCCGTCGCGCCTGAGAATCGCCATCGTCGCGCCGTCGATGGGCATTCTCGGCGGTCAAGCGGTGCAGGCGTCTCGGCTCCTGCGCGCCTGGCGCGACGATCCTGACGTCGTCGCGTGGCTGGTCCCCATCAACCCGCGACCCCGCGGCCGGCTGGCGAAGCTCACCAGCATCAAATACGTCCGGACGATTGTGACCGAACTCTGGTACTGGCCGCTGCTCCTGCGCGAGCTTCGCAAGGCCGACGTGGTTCATGTGTTCTCCGCGTCGTACACGTCGTTTCTGCTGGCGCCGCTCCCCGCCGTCCTGATCGCCAGGCTCCTCGGCAAGCCCGTCGTGATGAACTATCGAAGCGGAGAGGCACCGGACCATCTGCGCCGCTCGGCGATTGCGCGGGCGACGCTGCGGCGCGTCGACCGCAACGCCGTCCCCTCACGCTTCCTGCAGGGCGTGTTCGAAGGGTTCGGCATCCCCGCCCAGGTGATTCCCAACATCGTCGATCTCGAGCGGTTCCGGTTCCGCCGTCGCGATGGGCTGCGTCCCTGGGTGGTCTCGACGCGAAACTTCGAAGGGCTCTACAACCTGCCCTGTACGCTTCGTGCCTTCCAGCTCCTGCAGGCGCGGTATCCCGATGCGCGGTTGACGCTGGTCGGGGGCGGATCCCAGGAAAATGCGCTTCGTGCGCTCGCCACCGAGTTGAACCTGCGGCACGTGACCTTCACCGGGCGGGTCCCGCCCGATGACATCTGGCGCTTCTACGCAGACGCCGACATCTATCTGCAGACGCCGGATATCGACAACATGCCGACTTCGGTGCTCGAGGCGTACGCAAGCGGGTGCCCCGTGGTGTCGACGAACGCCGGCGGTGTGCCGGCGATCCTCAGTAACGGCGAGAACGGCCTGCTCGTCCCTTGCGACGATCATCGAGCCGCGGCCGACGCCATGGCGCGACTGCTCGAAGAGCCCGGGCTCGCGCAGCGATTGACCGAGGCGGCTTTCGAGGGATGCGCGCGTTATCAGTGGCCGCCGGTGCGCGGACAGTGGCTCGATCTCTATCACGGCGTCGCCGGCCACCGGCTCGCCCCCGCTGTCACCACGGCATGA
- a CDS encoding glycosyltransferase → MTFSVVIATYNRAAELRATLESLAALRPQRTWEVIVVDNNSTDETRAIVEHAASTFPAPLRYVFEREQGRSPALNAGIRLSRGDIVVTTDDDVRVERDWLDQAAAGLERLRCDFVGGRVLPIWGAAPPPWLSSRGGKQWAVIALLDYGPRPIEFGARAPLGVNMAFRRDAFDRAGFLDPHTGRKAGTLLGQEVREWCIRARAAGLRGFYAPDLVVRHVIPASRLKKAYFRRWFYWRGISRAMLYEKAGLDMEAPEQTVLDFKSVPHVLGVPRYLYRKALASAGACLTATVRRDAVSAFDHELWVWFFAGILRQLGMR, encoded by the coding sequence ATGACCTTCTCAGTGGTCATCGCGACCTACAACCGTGCCGCCGAACTGCGGGCCACGCTCGAGAGCCTGGCCGCGCTTCGCCCTCAGCGGACCTGGGAGGTGATCGTCGTCGACAACAATTCGACCGACGAGACGCGCGCGATCGTCGAGCATGCCGCTTCGACGTTTCCGGCTCCCCTGCGTTACGTGTTCGAACGCGAGCAGGGCCGCAGTCCGGCGCTCAACGCCGGAATCCGTCTCTCGCGGGGCGACATTGTCGTGACCACCGACGACGATGTCAGAGTCGAACGTGACTGGCTGGATCAGGCGGCCGCCGGGCTCGAGCGGCTTCGCTGTGATTTCGTCGGCGGTCGCGTGCTGCCGATCTGGGGGGCCGCGCCGCCGCCCTGGCTGTCCAGCCGCGGCGGCAAGCAGTGGGCGGTGATTGCGCTGCTCGACTACGGGCCGCGGCCGATCGAGTTCGGCGCGCGGGCGCCGCTCGGCGTCAACATGGCGTTCCGTCGGGATGCCTTCGATCGCGCCGGCTTCCTCGATCCGCACACCGGGCGCAAGGCCGGCACGCTGCTCGGCCAGGAAGTGCGCGAGTGGTGCATCCGAGCGCGCGCCGCCGGCCTGCGCGGCTTCTACGCGCCCGACCTGGTCGTCCGGCACGTCATTCCGGCCTCGCGACTGAAGAAGGCCTACTTTCGCCGCTGGTTCTACTGGCGAGGCATCAGCCGGGCGATGCTCTACGAGAAGGCGGGACTGGACATGGAAGCCCCCGAGCAGACCGTGCTCGACTTCAAATCAGTTCCTCACGTGCTGGGCGTGCCGCGCTACCTCTACCGAAAGGCGCTGGCCAGCGCCGGCGCCTGCCTGACAGCGACGGTACGCCGCGACGCGGTCTCGGCATTCGATCACGAACTGTGGGTGTGGTTCTTCGCTGGAATCCTGCGGCAGCTGGGAATGCGATGA
- a CDS encoding CDP-glycerol glycerophosphotransferase family protein yields MTRSTANRPPARRTLLRRLTPVVHQLDHAISRLSANREVLVELRTPVYHAVLAPIAEALAAQSGVRVWYTSEQPDRVRELVPADRLLAHRDVAWRRFDLYINGDPWAAARLRRCARRVNFFHGVAGKYDLDNPAGLPLGFEYYDRVAFINRDRMARYLAAGIVTPRQGALVGYPKIDRLAAGAYDAAAVRAQLGLESTRPAVLYAPTYSEASSLHLAGEEIVRSLAAAGFAVIVKLHDRSLDADRRYTAGVDWRARFAAIIDELGPSRVAFAEAPDASPLLAAADVMVTDHSSIGFEFLVRDRPLVVFDAPDLAAVARINVEKVAMLRSAATVIASAGEAAAAATRGLAEPAALSPVRRRIASALFHDAGRATERAVALLMPLLHPGAAIPVESPLPRQSLT; encoded by the coding sequence ATGACCCGTAGCACGGCCAACCGGCCGCCGGCCCGCAGGACGCTGTTGCGCCGCCTCACGCCGGTCGTGCACCAGCTCGATCACGCCATCAGCCGGCTGTCGGCGAACCGGGAAGTGCTCGTCGAGCTGCGTACGCCCGTCTACCACGCGGTGCTCGCGCCGATCGCCGAAGCGCTCGCCGCGCAATCAGGCGTCCGCGTCTGGTACACCAGCGAACAGCCGGACCGCGTGCGCGAGCTGGTCCCCGCCGACCGGTTGCTGGCGCATCGGGACGTCGCCTGGCGACGGTTCGATCTCTATATCAACGGCGATCCGTGGGCGGCCGCGCGGCTGCGCCGCTGTGCCCGGCGGGTCAACTTCTTTCACGGCGTCGCTGGCAAATACGATCTCGACAATCCGGCAGGCCTGCCGCTCGGCTTCGAGTACTACGATCGCGTGGCGTTCATCAACCGCGATCGCATGGCGCGCTATCTGGCCGCCGGAATCGTGACGCCGCGTCAGGGGGCGCTCGTCGGCTATCCGAAGATCGATCGTCTGGCGGCGGGCGCCTACGACGCCGCCGCAGTCCGCGCGCAACTCGGTCTGGAGTCGACGCGGCCGGCCGTGCTCTACGCGCCTACCTACTCCGAAGCGTCGTCGCTGCACCTGGCGGGCGAAGAGATCGTCCGCTCGCTCGCCGCGGCGGGCTTTGCCGTGATCGTGAAGCTGCACGACCGCTCGCTCGACGCCGATCGCCGCTACACCGCCGGTGTCGACTGGCGCGCCAGGTTTGCCGCGATCATCGACGAGCTGGGACCCTCCCGGGTGGCGTTCGCCGAGGCCCCGGACGCGTCGCCCCTGCTCGCCGCGGCTGACGTGATGGTCACGGACCACAGTTCGATCGGGTTCGAGTTCCTGGTCCGCGATCGTCCGCTCGTCGTCTTCGACGCGCCCGATCTCGCGGCCGTCGCACGCATCAACGTCGAAAAAGTGGCGATGCTGCGCAGTGCCGCCACCGTCATCGCGAGCGCCGGGGAGGCTGCAGCGGCGGCGACGCGCGGCCTCGCGGAGCCGGCCGCATTGTCGCCGGTCCGCCGGCGGATCGCGTCGGCGCTGTTTCACGATGCCGGACGGGCGACCGAACGCGCAGTCGCGCTCCTGATGCCCCTGCTCCATCCTGGCGCCGCCATCCCCGTCGAATCGCCGCTGCCGCGGCAGAGCCTCACGTGA
- a CDS encoding glycosyltransferase, whose protein sequence is MPVVTVIMPAYNVEPYVGEAIRSALSQSAGDLEVVVVDDGSTDGTAAVVGRLAAEDPRVRLLRQGNRGLAGARNTALRTGRGEYFALLDSDDLWQPGFLAAQLAILQARPDVDIVTGNGWMMGGVRDGELARPFPDSRPDPDLMSILGDERAVFIMTVFRRRVYETVGCFDESLRTNEDYDFWLRAAVSGCRFARNDVPLGRYRIREDSLSASEMRMLRGIRLVFMKTRPTIADRPRELAVLDAQMERFHTEWLAAEARVALESRDFRAAREHLDRLHARRGGTAIVFARILARVAPRTLARVYGMRRARVASVSSPQLP, encoded by the coding sequence GTGCCGGTCGTAACGGTGATCATGCCGGCTTATAACGTCGAGCCGTACGTCGGCGAGGCGATCCGTTCGGCGCTCTCGCAGAGCGCCGGCGACCTCGAAGTCGTCGTCGTCGACGATGGCTCGACCGACGGGACGGCGGCCGTCGTCGGACGGCTCGCGGCAGAGGATCCGCGCGTGCGCCTCCTGCGTCAGGGCAACCGCGGGCTCGCCGGCGCACGCAACACCGCGCTGCGCACCGGACGCGGTGAGTACTTTGCGCTGCTCGACAGCGACGACCTCTGGCAGCCCGGCTTTCTCGCCGCGCAGCTGGCGATCCTCCAGGCACGGCCCGACGTCGACATCGTCACCGGCAACGGCTGGATGATGGGCGGCGTCCGAGATGGCGAACTGGCGCGGCCATTCCCGGATTCACGGCCGGATCCCGACCTGATGTCGATTCTCGGCGACGAGCGCGCCGTCTTCATCATGACCGTGTTCCGGCGGCGGGTCTACGAGACCGTCGGCTGTTTCGACGAGTCGCTGCGCACCAACGAGGATTACGATTTCTGGCTGCGCGCCGCGGTCTCGGGCTGCCGCTTCGCCCGTAACGACGTTCCCCTCGGCCGCTACCGCATTCGCGAAGACAGCCTCTCGGCCAGCGAAATGCGCATGTTACGCGGCATCCGGCTGGTCTTCATGAAGACCCGTCCGACGATCGCCGACCGGCCGCGCGAGCTGGCCGTCCTCGATGCACAGATGGAGCGCTTCCACACCGAATGGCTCGCCGCCGAGGCGCGGGTCGCGCTCGAAAGCCGCGACTTCCGCGCCGCGCGCGAACACCTGGACCGGCTGCACGCCCGGCGCGGCGGCACCGCGATCGTCTTCGCCCGCATTCTGGCACGGGTCGCGCCGCGGACACTGGCTCGCGTCTACGGTATGCGCCGCGCCCGTGTCGCCTCGGTCTCCAGTCCGCAGCTGCCGTGA
- a CDS encoding CDP-glycerol glycerophosphotransferase family protein, with amino-acid sequence MSRSMVGGLRRLDRAIGRRSGRRRILIDARTPVNFTMVAPIYRAMSADPRLAFSFTASEDPHLLADIYHEAPGVTLVPTGRARFMRFDAYVASDFMWQSLPRGTCRIMTFHGVGGKYGFDALTESMRMWDRIFFANHRRLRNFIASGAIDADSPAVRMVGLPKTDALVDGTWTREGVLATLGLEPALPTILYAPTWSPASSLNAMGLDLIQRIVTAWSGSVNLIVKLHDRSRDLRTRYSGGVDWAAAIAPLLRGRTGVVAPGHDITPYLVAADVMVTDHSSAGFEFLLRDRPIVRIDRPELIASANIHPDYVALLASVSESVSSSSAVVAALERALSTPDDLREVRRTVAEDLFYRPGGATARAVRQLYEAIELDPMLAAVAQEAACRS; translated from the coding sequence GTGAGCCGATCGATGGTCGGCGGGCTGCGCCGGCTGGATCGCGCGATCGGACGCCGCTCGGGACGACGCCGCATCCTGATCGACGCGCGGACGCCCGTCAACTTCACGATGGTGGCGCCGATCTATCGCGCGATGAGCGCCGATCCGCGCCTCGCGTTCTCGTTCACGGCCAGCGAGGACCCGCATCTGCTCGCGGACATCTATCACGAGGCGCCAGGGGTGACGCTCGTCCCGACCGGCCGCGCCCGGTTCATGCGCTTCGACGCCTACGTCGCGTCGGATTTCATGTGGCAGTCGCTGCCGCGCGGCACCTGCCGCATCATGACCTTCCACGGCGTCGGCGGCAAGTACGGATTCGACGCCCTGACCGAGTCGATGCGCATGTGGGATCGGATCTTCTTCGCCAACCACCGCCGCCTGCGCAATTTCATCGCGTCCGGCGCGATCGACGCCGACAGCCCGGCCGTCCGCATGGTCGGCCTGCCGAAGACCGACGCACTTGTCGACGGGACGTGGACACGCGAAGGAGTGCTGGCGACGCTCGGCCTCGAGCCGGCGCTGCCGACGATCCTCTACGCCCCCACCTGGTCGCCGGCCTCGTCGCTCAACGCGATGGGGCTCGACCTGATCCAGCGGATCGTGACGGCCTGGTCCGGCTCGGTCAACCTGATCGTCAAACTGCACGACCGGTCGCGCGATCTGCGGACCCGCTATTCGGGAGGCGTCGACTGGGCGGCGGCCATCGCGCCGCTCCTGCGCGGCCGCACCGGCGTCGTCGCGCCCGGGCACGACATCACGCCCTATCTGGTCGCCGCCGACGTGATGGTCACCGACCACAGCTCGGCGGGATTCGAGTTCCTGCTGCGCGACCGGCCGATCGTCCGCATCGATCGCCCGGAGCTCATCGCATCAGCCAACATTCATCCCGACTACGTGGCGCTCCTCGCGTCGGTGTCGGAATCGGTCTCCTCGTCGAGCGCCGTTGTCGCGGCGCTCGAACGGGCGCTTTCGACGCCTGACGATCTCCGAGAGGTGCGCCGTACGGTGGCGGAGGACCTTTTCTACCGGCCCGGCGGCGCGACCGCCCGCGCCGTGCGCCAGCTCTACGAAGCGATCGAGCTCGACCCGATGCTCGCCGCGGTCGCCCAGGAGGCCGCGTGCCGGTCGTAA
- a CDS encoding endonuclease/exonuclease/phosphatase family protein has protein sequence MTDSTAAGGMRMANPDSGAAKLNTAAASPASYFEVQFTAQAGIPYHLWIRGKALNDSWLNDSVFVQFNGSVNASGSAIDRIGTSSAAVYSLEASSGAGESGWGWEDDEYGGLADPIYFSGTSQTIRIQVREDGLSIDQIVLSPVNYLSSAPGLAKNDSTILSENTGGSTTTGTSPTTPSGGSIGWTNAVNATVSGSTLKKNAGCSGCFDAGGISQQSFTSGTVSFGVGTGQALFVGLGHDTSSSTSYNIDYAFKFTGGSGWEIREANVYKTEGSFSASDVFSIGLSGSTVTYYRNSAVVYTSHAAASGTFVLDTSMGSVGATVSNASLSSSTSTTTPPPPSQPPPPSNPPSSGGTTLRLLQWNTHHGGYGTDNVYSPDRLSTWAASFQPDVVMFNEIEKNDSWGSQDQPEVYRSLLQQKTGKTWYYVFAQEFGAWSSAGKGNLILSTYPIQVSDRYELVHNADRSIALAEITVNNREITLISTHLDPDDASLRLVQATEVTGFAAAQPENRILTGDMNAWPDQTSIAQYNTLYNDSWTVASNNGTAVAFSGNSGETKNGRIDYIFYSKSSSNLSVVSSQVYDTRDANGVTPSDHRPVLTVFQVK, from the coding sequence GTGACGGACTCTACCGCGGCCGGCGGCATGCGCATGGCCAACCCCGACTCGGGCGCTGCAAAGCTGAACACCGCGGCGGCATCGCCAGCCAGCTATTTCGAAGTGCAGTTCACGGCGCAAGCCGGCATCCCCTACCATCTTTGGATTCGCGGCAAGGCATTGAACGACTCGTGGCTGAACGACTCCGTTTTCGTGCAGTTCAACGGTAGCGTCAATGCGTCCGGGTCGGCGATCGATCGCATCGGCACCTCGTCGGCGGCGGTCTACAGCCTCGAAGCGAGCAGCGGCGCCGGCGAAAGCGGCTGGGGCTGGGAGGACGACGAATACGGCGGTCTGGCGGATCCGATCTATTTCAGCGGCACCTCGCAGACCATTCGCATCCAGGTGCGGGAAGACGGGCTCTCGATCGATCAGATCGTGCTGTCGCCGGTCAACTATCTGAGCAGCGCGCCAGGCCTGGCGAAGAACGACAGCACGATCCTGTCGGAAAACACCGGCGGCTCGACGACCACCGGCACCTCGCCGACGACACCGTCTGGCGGATCGATTGGCTGGACGAACGCGGTCAACGCCACGGTCTCGGGCTCGACGCTGAAGAAGAACGCCGGCTGCAGCGGGTGCTTCGACGCGGGCGGTATCAGCCAGCAGTCGTTCACGAGCGGCACGGTGTCGTTCGGCGTCGGCACGGGGCAGGCGCTCTTCGTCGGCCTGGGACACGATACGAGCAGCAGCACCAGCTACAACATCGACTACGCGTTCAAGTTCACTGGTGGCAGCGGCTGGGAGATTCGTGAGGCGAACGTCTACAAGACCGAGGGGTCGTTCAGCGCGAGCGACGTGTTCTCGATTGGCCTCAGCGGCTCGACGGTGACCTACTACCGCAACAGCGCGGTGGTCTACACCAGTCATGCTGCCGCGTCGGGCACCTTCGTGCTCGATACGAGCATGGGGAGCGTCGGCGCGACCGTGTCGAACGCCAGCCTGAGCTCGTCGACCTCGACGACCACGCCGCCCCCGCCCAGCCAGCCTCCACCCCCGTCGAATCCACCGAGTTCCGGCGGCACCACGCTGCGCCTTCTGCAGTGGAACACGCACCACGGCGGCTACGGCACCGACAACGTCTACAGCCCGGATCGGCTCTCTACGTGGGCTGCGTCGTTCCAGCCCGATGTGGTGATGTTCAACGAAATCGAGAAGAACGATTCGTGGGGCAGTCAGGATCAGCCCGAGGTCTACCGGTCGCTGCTGCAGCAGAAGACCGGGAAGACCTGGTATTACGTGTTCGCGCAGGAATTCGGGGCCTGGTCGTCAGCTGGGAAAGGGAACCTGATCCTGTCGACGTATCCGATCCAGGTGTCGGACCGCTACGAGCTGGTGCACAACGCCGATCGCAGCATCGCGCTCGCCGAGATCACGGTCAACAATCGCGAGATCACGTTGATCTCGACGCACCTCGATCCCGACGACGCCAGCCTGCGGCTCGTGCAGGCCACCGAGGTGACCGGCTTTGCGGCGGCACAGCCCGAGAACCGGATCCTCACGGGTGACATGAACGCGTGGCCCGACCAGACGTCGATTGCCCAGTACAACACCCTGTACAACGACTCGTGGACGGTGGCCTCGAACAACGGGACCGCGGTGGCATTCTCGGGGAACAGCGGCGAGACCAAGAACGGCCGCATCGACTACATCTTCTATTCGAAGAGCTCGAGCAACCTGTCGGTCGTGTCGTCCCAGGTCTACGACACTCGGGACGCCAACGGCGTCACGCCAAGCGACCACCGGCCGGTGCTGACCGTGTTCCAGGTGAAGTAG
- a CDS encoding alginate lyase family protein produces the protein MTRILQPAAGSLAGEAHRAARAGDYLAAHQALGRHFATRGRRWPVAAASRAELVDAIRLRFPDAAGDACRRADAVLNGRYDLLGYRELLVGRTPAWHTDVVHGRTAPRGYWADVPYLDPQSGDHKVIWEVNRHQHFLLLGAASWLSDRTEYRRAFVRQLQDWLRANPPLDGVNWASMLELAFRMLSWTWAVEFFCRDTESDETPWLVDLLVALDRQLVHVEQNLSIYFSPNTHISGEALALYAVSRAFPELGASARREALGRRLLGREAGAQIRADGGHAELSSHYHRYSTDFYLLANLVSRAIDDGDGSFEAPLRAQAAYLRTIADERGLLPHTGDEDGGQLFRFGGAAADDASPTLAAAAAVLADPALAVGQATPDVYWILGAAPPATPAHAAAWPSRTLADTGYVVFRRPEGRGHLVFDAGPHGFLNGGHAHADALSMVLTVAGHPLLVDAGMPTYTMDPDTRDRFRAPEIHNTVTIDGHSYARPRGAFHWAQSADARLLTATLDPGREFAVGLHVGYGFPIVRMVIAVADAGWLVVDYAALPRPARIETHWHLHPEWSALPCPAGFRLTHVSGLGLTLATTASLRMISTTDSWSPAYGCIEAAIELRACEDAATETALGTFVPVRVADGERTVSLASRTCKEGRTVFVFEIDGNDAWQVAVTVPPMPEALRPGSGWPQPCIEPRRTICVE, from the coding sequence TTGACGCGAATCCTTCAGCCGGCCGCCGGATCGCTCGCCGGCGAGGCGCATCGAGCGGCGCGCGCCGGCGACTACCTCGCCGCGCACCAAGCGCTCGGCCGCCATTTCGCGACGCGCGGTCGGCGCTGGCCGGTCGCCGCGGCCAGCCGCGCGGAACTCGTCGACGCCATCCGGCTGCGCTTCCCCGACGCCGCCGGCGACGCGTGTCGGCGTGCGGACGCTGTCCTCAACGGCCGCTACGACCTGCTCGGCTATCGCGAACTTCTCGTCGGGCGCACGCCCGCGTGGCACACCGATGTCGTCCACGGCCGTACGGCGCCGCGCGGCTACTGGGCCGACGTCCCATACCTCGATCCGCAGTCGGGCGATCACAAGGTGATCTGGGAAGTGAACCGGCACCAGCACTTCCTGCTGCTGGGCGCGGCCTCCTGGCTGTCGGATCGGACGGAATATCGGAGAGCCTTCGTGCGTCAGCTCCAGGACTGGCTGCGCGCCAATCCCCCGCTCGACGGCGTCAACTGGGCGAGCATGCTGGAGCTCGCGTTTCGGATGTTGTCGTGGACATGGGCTGTCGAGTTCTTCTGCAGAGACACCGAGTCGGATGAGACGCCATGGCTGGTCGACCTGCTGGTCGCGCTCGATCGTCAGCTCGTCCATGTCGAGCAGAATCTCTCGATCTACTTCAGCCCGAACACGCACATCAGCGGCGAAGCGCTGGCGCTCTACGCCGTCTCGCGCGCCTTCCCGGAGCTTGGCGCGAGCGCCCGGCGCGAGGCGCTCGGCCGACGCTTGCTCGGCCGCGAGGCAGGCGCACAGATTCGCGCCGACGGCGGACATGCCGAGCTGTCCAGCCATTACCACCGTTACTCGACCGACTTCTATCTGCTGGCCAATCTGGTGTCGCGCGCGATCGACGACGGAGACGGATCGTTCGAGGCCCCTCTGCGCGCGCAGGCCGCATACCTTCGCACCATCGCCGACGAGCGTGGCCTCCTGCCCCACACGGGCGACGAGGATGGCGGTCAACTGTTCCGGTTCGGCGGCGCCGCGGCGGACGACGCCTCGCCGACGCTCGCCGCCGCTGCCGCGGTCCTCGCCGATCCCGCGCTCGCGGTCGGCCAGGCCACGCCTGACGTGTACTGGATTCTTGGCGCCGCGCCGCCCGCCACCCCCGCGCACGCGGCGGCCTGGCCCTCGCGGACGCTGGCTGACACGGGCTACGTCGTTTTCCGTCGGCCGGAAGGCCGCGGTCATCTGGTGTTCGACGCCGGTCCGCACGGATTTCTCAACGGCGGACACGCACACGCCGACGCGCTGTCGATGGTGCTGACCGTCGCGGGTCATCCGCTCCTCGTCGATGCGGGCATGCCGACCTACACGATGGATCCCGATACGCGCGATCGATTCCGGGCGCCCGAGATACACAACACGGTAACGATCGACGGCCACTCGTACGCGCGGCCGCGTGGCGCGTTCCACTGGGCGCAATCCGCGGACGCCCGCCTGCTCACCGCCACTCTCGATCCGGGGCGCGAGTTCGCCGTCGGCCTGCATGTCGGTTACGGATTCCCGATCGTCCGCATGGTGATCGCGGTCGCCGATGCCGGCTGGCTCGTCGTGGACTACGCGGCCCTGCCGCGTCCGGCGCGAATCGAGACGCATTGGCATCTCCACCCGGAGTGGTCGGCGCTTCCCTGTCCAGCCGGGTTCCGGCTGACCCATGTGTCTGGCCTCGGCCTGACCCTCGCGACCACCGCCTCGCTGCGGATGATTTCCACCACAGACTCGTGGTCGCCGGCCTACGGTTGCATCGAGGCCGCGATCGAGCTGCGCGCCTGCGAGGACGCCGCCACCGAGACGGCGCTCGGCACGTTCGTGCCGGTGCGGGTCGCCGACGGCGAGCGGACCGTCAGCCTGGCAT
- a CDS encoding glycosyltransferase encodes MTPRLDATVLIATYNRAAFLDRTLDSLRNMTVAAGRSWEVIVVDNNSTDGTPAVVERQARDFPVPLRYRLETQQGRSSALNAGIRDAGGAVIAMTDDDVRVAPGWLDAACEALRSGADAAYAGGPVRPMWEAPPPRWLDRTRGDLWGTIAIQDHGAETFVYEERRKVPLGANLAARRELFEVAGPFRADLGRTRGRLLLGQEVPELLMRARAAGFHGHYLPRMEVHHHIPAARLTRRYFRRWWFGKGVSRAALERVQPVTELGLDLRRTPHVLGLPRYMYGSALRDVRGLVLNALRGRAAEAFRHEMMLAFFAGYARARWSPADRPTSPGTRSAPAGGRLA; translated from the coding sequence GTGACCCCGCGCCTCGACGCCACCGTGCTCATCGCCACCTACAACCGCGCGGCGTTTCTCGATCGCACGCTCGATTCGCTGCGGAACATGACCGTCGCCGCGGGCCGATCCTGGGAAGTCATCGTCGTCGACAACAATTCGACCGACGGCACACCTGCCGTGGTCGAGCGGCAGGCGCGCGATTTCCCTGTGCCTCTTCGCTATCGCCTCGAAACGCAGCAGGGACGTTCGAGCGCGCTCAACGCCGGCATCCGCGACGCCGGCGGCGCCGTCATCGCGATGACCGACGACGACGTGCGCGTCGCGCCGGGGTGGCTCGACGCCGCCTGCGAGGCGCTCCGGTCCGGCGCGGACGCCGCGTACGCCGGCGGCCCGGTCCGTCCGATGTGGGAGGCGCCGCCGCCGCGCTGGCTGGATCGCACACGCGGCGATCTCTGGGGGACGATAGCCATCCAGGATCATGGAGCCGAGACGTTCGTCTACGAGGAGCGCCGGAAGGTGCCGCTCGGCGCGAACCTGGCGGCTCGACGCGAGCTGTTCGAGGTCGCTGGGCCGTTTCGCGCCGATCTCGGCCGCACCCGCGGACGTCTGCTCCTCGGACAGGAGGTCCCCGAGCTCCTGATGCGGGCGCGAGCGGCCGGATTCCATGGCCACTACCTGCCCCGGATGGAAGTGCACCATCACATCCCCGCCGCGCGCCTGACCCGGCGCTACTTCCGGCGCTGGTGGTTCGGCAAAGGGGTATCGCGCGCCGCGCTCGAGCGTGTCCAGCCGGTCACCGAGCTCGGGCTCGATCTGCGGCGGACGCCGCATGTTCTGGGGCTGCCGCGTTACATGTATGGGAGCGCCCTGCGGGACGTCCGAGGACTCGTGCTGAACGCGCTCCGCGGCCGGGCCGCAGAGGCGTTCAGGCACGAGATGATGCTGGCGTTCTTCGCCGGCTATGCGCGGGCGCGCTGGTCGCCGGCCGATCGGCCTACTTCACCTGGAACACGGTCAGCACCGGCCGGTGGTCGCTTGGCGTGA